A region from the Mycobacterium heidelbergense genome encodes:
- a CDS encoding DUF4185 domain-containing protein, which translates to MVCSLVPQSVWRVHADPPAPAPEPILQPLAPGQVLRIGPTAGTGTPTGDYGIGATDLCEFVEFPTELLQVCGDSFAGQGVGFGGWYSPVALHVDTASVDDPAGVRYTGVTGISKPLLADPTPTGDSQLPAGVVQINRRNYLMVTTTRNLVPQSSRLVTPEPAHGGWKTVGGSRRDASYQGGSQTQISGYYDPIPSADSPTGWVYIVANSFTRQDPVLLYRATPQTFTDRSRWQGWASGPEGGWNKPPTPLWPDQVGEMSIREIDGKAVLSYFNASTGNMEVRVADDPTELGTAPVTTVVQHDEWPEPAESLPPPYDNRLAQPYGGYISPGSTLDELRIFVSQWDTRARVAAPYRVIQFAVNPFKPWSEP; encoded by the coding sequence ATGGTGTGTTCGCTTGTGCCACAGTCCGTTTGGCGCGTACACGCCGATCCTCCCGCGCCGGCTCCCGAACCCATCCTGCAGCCGCTGGCGCCGGGCCAGGTGCTGCGGATCGGTCCTACGGCCGGAACCGGCACTCCCACAGGGGATTACGGCATCGGCGCCACCGACCTGTGTGAGTTCGTCGAGTTCCCCACCGAGCTGCTGCAGGTGTGCGGCGACAGTTTCGCCGGCCAGGGTGTCGGGTTCGGCGGCTGGTACTCGCCGGTCGCGCTGCACGTCGACACCGCGTCGGTCGACGACCCCGCCGGGGTGCGCTACACCGGCGTCACCGGCATCAGCAAACCGCTGCTGGCCGACCCCACACCGACCGGGGATTCTCAGCTGCCCGCCGGGGTGGTGCAGATCAACCGGCGCAACTACCTGATGGTGACGACGACCCGCAACCTGGTGCCGCAGAGCTCGCGGCTGGTGACGCCGGAGCCGGCGCATGGCGGCTGGAAGACCGTTGGGGGGTCCCGCCGCGACGCGTCGTACCAGGGTGGCTCGCAGACGCAGATCAGCGGCTACTACGACCCGATCCCCAGCGCCGATTCGCCGACCGGCTGGGTCTACATCGTGGCCAACAGCTTCACCCGCCAGGACCCGGTGCTGCTGTACCGGGCCACGCCGCAAACGTTCACCGACCGGTCCCGGTGGCAGGGCTGGGCGTCGGGACCCGAGGGCGGGTGGAACAAGCCGCCGACGCCCCTGTGGCCCGACCAGGTGGGCGAGATGTCCATCAGGGAGATCGACGGCAAGGCGGTGTTGTCGTATTTCAACGCCAGCACCGGCAACATGGAGGTCCGGGTGGCCGATGACCCGACGGAGCTGGGCACCGCGCCCGTGACGACGGTGGTGCAACACGACGAGTGGCCCGAACCCGCCGAAAGCCTGCCGCCGCCCTACGACAACCGGCTCGCGCAGCCGTATGGCGGCTACATTTCGCCCGGCTCCACCCTCGATGAGCTGCGGATTTTCGTCAGCCAGTGGGACACCCGCGCGCGGGTGGCCGCGCCGTACCGGGTGATTCAGTTCGCGGTCAACCCGTTCAAGCCCTGGTCGGAGCCCTAA
- a CDS encoding aspartate-semialdehyde dehydrogenase produces MVAIGVVGATGQVGQVMRRLLDERDFPATTVRFFASARSQGRKLAFRGQEVEVEDAETADPSGLDIALFSAGSAMSRVHAPRFAAAGVTVIDNSSAWRKDPDVPLVVSEVNFSRDGHRRPKGIIANPNCTTMAAMPVLKALHDEAQLVRLVVSSYQAVSGSGLAGVEELARQARAVIDEAEQLVHDGGAVEFPAPKTYVAPIAFNVVPLAGSLVDDGSGETDEDQKLRHESRKILGIPDLRVSGTCVRVPVFTGHSLSINAEFARPLPPERARDLLDGAPGVRLVDVPTPLAAAGADESLVGRIRQDPGVPDGRGLALFVSGDNLRKGAALNTIQIAELLAAEIRPAL; encoded by the coding sequence ATGGTTGCCATCGGCGTCGTGGGTGCCACCGGTCAGGTGGGCCAGGTGATGCGCAGGCTGCTTGACGAGCGTGACTTCCCGGCGACAACGGTGCGGTTCTTCGCGTCGGCCCGCTCCCAGGGCCGCAAGCTGGCCTTCCGCGGCCAGGAGGTCGAAGTCGAAGACGCCGAGACGGCCGATCCCAGCGGCCTGGACATCGCGTTGTTCTCCGCCGGCTCGGCGATGTCGCGGGTGCATGCCCCCCGGTTCGCGGCGGCCGGGGTGACGGTGATCGACAACTCCTCGGCGTGGCGCAAGGACCCCGACGTGCCGTTGGTGGTCTCCGAGGTGAACTTCTCCCGCGACGGGCATCGCCGACCCAAGGGCATCATCGCCAACCCCAACTGCACCACCATGGCCGCGATGCCGGTGCTCAAGGCGCTGCACGACGAGGCCCAACTGGTTCGGTTGGTGGTTTCGAGCTACCAAGCGGTGTCCGGTAGCGGGTTGGCCGGGGTGGAGGAGCTGGCCAGGCAGGCACGCGCCGTCATCGACGAGGCCGAGCAACTGGTGCACGACGGCGGCGCGGTCGAGTTCCCGGCCCCCAAGACCTATGTCGCGCCCATCGCGTTCAACGTGGTGCCCCTGGCCGGATCCCTGGTGGACGACGGCTCGGGGGAGACCGACGAGGACCAGAAGCTGCGCCACGAGAGCCGCAAGATCCTGGGCATCCCCGACCTGCGGGTCAGCGGCACCTGCGTGCGGGTCCCGGTGTTCACGGGGCACTCGCTGTCCATCAACGCCGAATTCGCCCGGCCGCTCCCGCCCGAGCGGGCCCGTGACCTGCTCGATGGCGCTCCGGGCGTCAGGCTGGTCGACGTGCCGACGCCGCTGGCCGCCGCCGGAGCCGACGAATCGCTGGTCGGCCGGATCCGGCAAGACCCGGGGGTGCCCGACGGCCGCGGCCTGGCGCTGTTCGTCTCGGGGGACAACCTGCGCAAGGGTGCGGCGCTCAACACCATCCAGATCGCCGAGCTGCTGGCCGCCGAAATACGCCCGGCATTGTGA